From Melopsittacus undulatus isolate bMelUnd1 chromosome 19, bMelUnd1.mat.Z, whole genome shotgun sequence, a single genomic window includes:
- the OCEL1 gene encoding occludin/ELL domain-containing protein 1, translating into MELEASSKAPAAQRAHQGPAPPAQAPRAPGCVFSPQDGSRMAHVLHEYLRKKDWAFLAKQQRCEYLKQKLTHIKARIQEYDRDCAGTF; encoded by the exons ATGGAGCTGGAGGCCAGCAGCaaggcaccagcagcacagcgGGCCCATCAG GGCCCTGCTCCACCAGCCCAAGCCCCCAGGGCTCCCGGATGTGTCTTTTCCCCGCAGGATGGGAGCAGGATGGCCCATGTCTTGCATGAGTACTTGAGGAAGAAG GATTGGGCCTTCCTGGCCAAGCAGCAGCGCTGTGAGTACCTGAAGCAGAAGCTGACGCACATCAAGGCACGAATCCAGGAGTACGACCGTGACTGCGCTGGAACCTTCTGA